One Candidatus Spechtbacteria bacterium genomic window, TCTGCCTATCAAGTCTTTGTTCGATAAAACGAATCTTTACGCGGAGAAAAAGAAAGAATATCTTGGTCCCACAACAGGCCATCTACTCTATCATGTGATTTCTGCTATTCTTTCAGCATCAACACGCAAAGCTGATGAACTTGAAAATGAAATAGAGAAAATAGAGAAAGATATTTTTCAAGGACACGAAAGGGCGATGCTCTCTAAAATTTCACGCTCAAAGCGTGACGTAATTGACGTGAGACGTATTTTGGCGCCGCAAGAAAAGATCTTTGTATCTTTGGCAGCAGAAGAGAGAAAGTATTGGGATGGAAATTTAAAGCCATACTTTGAAGATATTATGGGCATGTATAACGGAATATGGAATATTCTTCAGGAACATCGCGAAACTCTTGCTTCTTTGGGTGAAACCAACGAATCATTGCTATCAACAAAAACAAACAATATTATTTCAGCCCTGACTATAATAACCGCCATGTCGCTTCCCGCAATGACTATCACTTCTATATGGGGTATGCGAACAAACTACATGCCACTAATGAATGCGCGAAATGATTTCTGGATTATAATTAGCATCATTGCGATTGCGGAGGTTGTAGCTTATTATATTTTGCATCGGAAAGGTTGGGTTTAACGGTCTTAGGATATGTTTCTCTACGATACTTTGTCTTCCAAGAAAAAACGGTTCATTCCTCGCAATAAAAAAAGCGTGGATTTATTCGTTTGCGGGCCGACGGTATACGATTATTCGCACATTGGCCACGGTCGCACATATATTTTCTTTGACGCGCTGACGAAATATCTGCGTATGCAAAAATTCAATGTTCGCTATGTGCAAAATATTACTGACATTGATGACAAAATTATCGCGCGCGCTCAAAGAGAAAGCACGCCTTGGAATGAACTCGCGCATAAATTTGAGCAAGAATACTACGCCGACATGCAAGCGCTTGGCGTTTCCTCGATTACGAAGTATGCTCGCGCCACGGATTATATGGCGGCAATAATTCATCAAATAGAAACGCTAATTAAAAAAGGATTTGCCTATCAAACCAAAACGGGCGTATATTTTGAAGTTGCAAAGTTCTCTGACTACGGCAAATTATCTGGCCAAAAGCTTGCCATGATTCGCAAGGCCGCGCGCACGGAGATTGACCCAACTAAAAAACAGCCGGAAGATTTCGCGTTATGGAAGATGTCTAAGATAGGTGAACCCTTCGGTGGCACTCAGGGTGAACCTTCATGGAGTTCGCCGTGGGGTGATGGCCGCCCCGGCTGGCATATTGAAGATACCGCGATTACCGAAACTGAATTTGGAGCGCAGTATGATATTCACGGCGGCGCGCGCGACCTCATCTTTCCGCACCATGAATCTGAAATTGCGCAGATGGAAGCTTCTTCGGGCAAGAAACCGCTTGTGCGATATTGGCTTCATACTGGATTTTTGACAATCGGCGCGGAAAAAATGTCTAAATCTCTGGGCAATTTTATTACAATTCGTTCATTGCTTTCGCGTTATAGCGCGCAAGATTTTCGTTTGTTTGTGTTGGGAAAGCATTATCGATCCCCTATTTCCTACGACGAAAAATATATGCGGGAAGCGCGCGGGCAAAGAATGCGCGTAGAAGAATTTATTCGAAGGCTTTCTGATGTACTCGCCTCGAGCAGTGCTCGTTCTGAACTTGTCGAACGGGTCGAGGAGAAAGGAAAAAGTTCTGTAACTACAGCCGCCGCAAT contains:
- a CDS encoding magnesium transporter CorA family protein; its protein translation is MLRSVNSQTITWIDIQDPTKKDVAFLQQNFHFHPLILDELIPPSYRPKVEHHEDYMFLVLHYPAYNKYLRETERKELDIIITKTHVVTTHFGSALPIKSLFDKTNLYAEKKKEYLGPTTGHLLYHVISAILSASTRKADELENEIEKIEKDIFQGHERAMLSKISRSKRDVIDVRRILAPQEKIFVSLAAEERKYWDGNLKPYFEDIMGMYNGIWNILQEHRETLASLGETNESLLSTKTNNIISALTIITAMSLPAMTITSIWGMRTNYMPLMNARNDFWIIISIIAIAEVVAYYILHRKGWV
- a CDS encoding cysteine--tRNA ligase: MFLYDTLSSKKKRFIPRNKKSVDLFVCGPTVYDYSHIGHGRTYIFFDALTKYLRMQKFNVRYVQNITDIDDKIIARAQRESTPWNELAHKFEQEYYADMQALGVSSITKYARATDYMAAIIHQIETLIKKGFAYQTKTGVYFEVAKFSDYGKLSGQKLAMIRKAARTEIDPTKKQPEDFALWKMSKIGEPFGGTQGEPSWSSPWGDGRPGWHIEDTAITETEFGAQYDIHGGARDLIFPHHESEIAQMEASSGKKPLVRYWLHTGFLTIGAEKMSKSLGNFITIRSLLSRYSAQDFRLFVLGKHYRSPISYDEKYMREARGQRMRVEEFIRRLSDVLASSSARSELVERVEEKGKSSVTTAAAITRFQKQFWTKLADDFNTPQALAVLSKLMTYFNARLDKNTVDKADAKKIIAFLHSVDDVLGIIEWNKTQTQEIPVAIQDLVAKREFLRAEKKWQEADDARKEIDSQGYVIEDTSEGPKIHAKG